A part of Larkinella insperata genomic DNA contains:
- a CDS encoding TonB-dependent receptor, which produces MKKRYLRSKINFLFTFSLALWSSWALGQGVRGRVLDAQSRAALPGVSVAVEGTNNGTSTDPDGNFTLALQPGSYSLRVSFIGYSTQTVNAQVSGSEFTTVNVALREEASSLSEVVVIGSRSTQTRTSTETVSPVDVIQSRDLLATGQVEPTQQLNFVAPSFNSSRQTIADGTDHIDPATLRGLGPDQVLVLLNGKRRHNQALININGTVGRGSVGTDLNAIPSAAIERIEVLRDGAASQYGSDAIAGVINLRLKERPGTSVNAQLGQQYEGDGEVAQIGVNHGFKLGKSGFLSLTGEFRHRGATNRAGTYNGPVYVNWNVGRATGESDAAYIARRQALYNQDQSLIQQNNFSLENNMQVGNSRVDNAGLFLNMRLPLGATTSFYASGGLNYRKGKAAGFYRYPFQTTQVIAEIYPNGFLPNIESTINDQSLLVGVNGESNGWRWDISNVYGGNAFRYDITNTNNASQFALGANAPTDFYAGTLSFYQNTADASAAKDFGSQLGLKSFNVAAGLTYRNDRYKIEAGEEASYTNYNPASGRGGGAQVFPGYQPANAINASRNMVGGYVDLETDLTEKLLVNAAARYEYYSDFGGNLAGKLAARYKFSDAFSLRGSISNGFRAPSLHQRYFSAISTVFVSTGQGLEPRQTGTFRNDSPIAQAFGVPELTAERSTNYSIGITSQPGRAVSITLDAYQINIRDRIIYSNQFARGTSAAGVIIGNILNQAGQQEVQAAQFFANAINTQTRGIDLVVATSPRLGKGSIDLTLAANFNETKVVGNIQRPSALPNDAALGNFLFNRQDSARLTVGQPRSKIALTANYRLNKFGAVLRLTRFGEVQAFDPANPRLDEFADPRLVTDFSVSYRIQPTITLTLGANNIFDVYPDKLRMTQQPTPERFGTAVLDNSSFGRFVYGRSATQFGFNGGYYFLNVSANF; this is translated from the coding sequence ATGAAGAAGCGTTATCTCCGTTCTAAAATCAACTTTTTATTCACATTCAGTCTTGCCTTATGGAGCAGTTGGGCTCTTGGACAAGGCGTTCGCGGGCGCGTACTGGACGCCCAAAGCCGAGCAGCACTGCCGGGCGTATCCGTCGCGGTCGAAGGAACCAATAACGGTACTTCTACGGATCCCGACGGCAATTTCACCCTTGCGCTTCAACCGGGCAGTTATTCCCTCCGCGTTAGCTTCATTGGGTACTCAACCCAAACCGTCAACGCTCAGGTCAGCGGCAGCGAGTTCACGACGGTGAACGTTGCCTTGCGGGAAGAAGCCTCCAGCCTGAGCGAGGTGGTCGTGATCGGTTCGCGGTCGACCCAGACCCGCACCAGCACCGAAACCGTATCGCCGGTGGACGTCATCCAGTCGCGCGATCTGCTGGCGACGGGACAAGTAGAGCCTACCCAGCAGCTCAATTTTGTAGCGCCCTCCTTCAACTCGTCCCGTCAGACCATTGCCGACGGCACCGACCACATTGACCCGGCCACCCTGCGCGGCCTCGGCCCCGATCAGGTGCTGGTCCTGCTGAACGGCAAACGGCGACACAATCAGGCGCTGATCAACATCAACGGAACCGTCGGACGCGGCTCGGTGGGCACCGACCTGAACGCCATTCCCTCGGCGGCCATCGAACGCATTGAAGTCCTGCGCGACGGGGCTGCGTCCCAATACGGTTCTGATGCCATTGCGGGCGTGATCAACCTCCGGCTGAAGGAGCGACCCGGCACCTCCGTCAACGCCCAGTTGGGCCAGCAGTACGAAGGCGACGGCGAAGTGGCCCAGATCGGCGTCAACCACGGTTTTAAACTGGGAAAAAGCGGTTTTCTGAGTCTAACCGGCGAATTCCGGCACCGGGGCGCCACCAACCGCGCCGGTACCTACAACGGGCCGGTGTACGTAAACTGGAACGTGGGCCGGGCAACGGGCGAATCCGATGCTGCTTACATCGCCCGTCGGCAGGCCCTGTACAATCAGGATCAGTCCCTGATTCAGCAGAACAATTTTAGTCTGGAAAACAACATGCAGGTCGGCAATTCGCGGGTCGACAACGCCGGTTTGTTTCTCAACATGCGGCTTCCGCTGGGAGCCACAACCAGCTTCTACGCGTCGGGGGGCCTGAATTACCGGAAGGGCAAGGCCGCCGGTTTTTACCGGTATCCCTTCCAGACCACGCAGGTTATCGCGGAAATTTACCCAAATGGCTTTCTGCCCAACATCGAGTCGACGATCAACGACCAGTCGTTGCTGGTGGGGGTCAACGGGGAGTCGAACGGCTGGCGGTGGGACATCAGTAACGTTTACGGCGGCAACGCATTCCGCTACGACATTACCAACACCAACAACGCATCGCAGTTTGCGCTCGGAGCCAACGCCCCGACCGATTTTTATGCCGGTACACTGAGCTTTTACCAGAATACCGCCGACGCCAGCGCGGCCAAAGACTTCGGTTCGCAACTCGGCCTGAAATCCTTCAACGTGGCCGCCGGGCTGACGTACCGCAATGACCGGTACAAGATCGAAGCCGGGGAGGAAGCGTCTTACACCAACTACAATCCGGCTTCGGGCCGTGGCGGGGGTGCGCAGGTTTTTCCGGGTTATCAGCCCGCCAATGCCATCAATGCCAGCCGGAACATGGTGGGCGGCTACGTCGATCTGGAAACCGACCTGACGGAAAAACTGCTGGTCAATGCCGCAGCCCGGTATGAATACTACAGCGATTTCGGCGGAAATCTGGCGGGTAAACTGGCCGCCCGTTACAAATTCAGCGACGCCTTTTCGCTGCGGGGTTCCATCAGCAACGGCTTCCGGGCACCTTCGCTGCACCAACGGTATTTCAGCGCCATCAGCACGGTTTTCGTTTCTACGGGCCAAGGACTCGAACCCCGCCAGACCGGCACGTTCCGCAACGACAGCCCCATCGCCCAGGCGTTTGGCGTGCCGGAGCTGACGGCCGAACGCTCGACCAACTACAGCATCGGGATTACCTCACAGCCCGGCCGGGCGGTCAGCATTACCCTCGATGCGTATCAGATCAATATCCGCGACCGGATCATCTACAGCAATCAGTTTGCGCGCGGCACCTCGGCAGCGGGCGTCATTATTGGCAACATTCTGAACCAGGCCGGCCAACAGGAAGTACAGGCGGCCCAGTTTTTTGCCAACGCGATCAACACCCAGACGCGCGGCATCGATCTGGTGGTGGCAACCAGTCCGCGGCTGGGTAAAGGCTCGATTGACCTGACGCTGGCGGCCAATTTTAACGAAACGAAAGTAGTCGGCAACATTCAGCGGCCCAGCGCCCTGCCCAACGATGCGGCCCTGGGCAACTTTCTGTTCAACCGGCAGGACAGCGCCCGGCTGACGGTGGGCCAGCCCCGTAGCAAAATCGCTCTGACGGCGAACTACCGGCTGAATAAATTCGGGGCGGTGCTCCGGCTGACGCGGTTTGGGGAAGTACAGGCGTTTGACCCTGCTAATCCCCGGCTGGATGAATTTGCCGATCCCCGACTCGTAACCGATTTCAGTGTTTCCTACCGGATTCAGCCAACCATTACCCTGACGCTGGGCGCGAACAACATTTTCGATGTTTACCCGGACAAACTCCGGATGACGCAGCAACCGACGCCGGAACGGTTTGGCACAGCCGTGCTGGACAATTCCTCCTTCGGACGGTTCGTCTACGGTCGGTCGGCCACGCAATTCGGCTTCAACGGCGGTTATTATTTCCTGAACGTATCGGCTAATTTCTGA
- a CDS encoding PPC domain-containing DNA-binding protein: MKSNKWLLLLLFTLQTAPILAQNENRTSMKRYIQVPAGYLMVLRQGDDVFAHLEELAQKEKIPSANFTGMGFVNAKFGYFNRKTKQYDPKEFDDVELASLSGSIAWQDQKPSLHVHGVVTDKNFRAFGGHLLEATVGTGSVEIMVTVHDKPLKRVMEQPLGANVLNLESN; this comes from the coding sequence ATGAAAAGTAACAAATGGCTTTTACTGCTGCTGTTTACGCTCCAGACGGCGCCAATTCTGGCACAAAACGAAAATAGAACATCCATGAAACGGTATATCCAAGTCCCGGCGGGGTATCTGATGGTGTTGCGGCAGGGAGATGATGTGTTTGCGCACTTGGAAGAACTGGCCCAGAAAGAAAAAATTCCGTCGGCCAACTTCACCGGCATGGGCTTTGTCAACGCCAAGTTTGGGTATTTCAACCGCAAAACGAAGCAGTACGACCCCAAAGAATTCGACGATGTGGAGTTGGCGAGCCTGAGCGGGTCGATTGCCTGGCAGGATCAGAAACCGTCACTGCACGTGCATGGCGTCGTAACGGACAAGAATTTTCGGGCGTTTGGCGGTCACCTGCTGGAGGCTACCGTCGGCACCGGATCGGTGGAAATTATGGTGACGGTTCACGACAAACCGCTGAAACGCGTGATGGAACAGCCGCTGGGCGCCAATGTGCTGAATCTGGAGTCGAATTGA
- a CDS encoding SusC/RagA family TonB-linked outer membrane protein — translation MMIFYLFSPPAMNVARRICCILLAILLLTVEGKSQILAATKTPVSSKNKTVVEITVSGRVTDAATNEPLAGCNVVLKGTQRGATTDANGDYRIAVPDAGSVLVFGFIGFVSQELTVGSRTTINVALKASASELNQVVVIGYGTTTKKDATGALTTLKSTEFNRGIINSPEQLLQGKVAGVNVTSASGEPGGRQTITVRGPGGVRTGSTPLFVLDGIPLDNSSTGGSSSPLNPLNFLNPQDIESIDVLKDASATAIYGARGANGVILITTKKGKSGTSNLTVSANVGVSNVANYLPVFSADEYRQQVTGLNGTLDDQKASTDWQREISRTAITQDYNLSLSGGAEKLTYYGSLSVQNQEGVLKNSQFNRYTGRFNASQKFLEDRLVLDVNLTASQTRNQRPPTESIVGAALAANPTFPAYDATGAPARYQAFTNPVLTLDLQKDITTINRVVANISPSFKITDDLVYKLNLGVDNASSTRDLQSLANLVPQQDGRLESIYGTNQNILIENYFTYNRSWDNHSLTALLGHSYQKFMIRERIWSINKFPISPIEPINNAGLGQDLTLANNRPSGSALENELQSFFSRVNYQYKDRYLLTATVRADGSSKFGANNKYGVFPSFSAGWRLSDEPFLRSGPFTDLKIRAGWGQTGNQEIPAKITQALFTSQVSASTSYPLDGTTTYPAGTTYTRFANPDIQWEVSTQTDVGLDFGLFKGALTGTLDYFRKVSGKILLEVIPADPIQPAATYWTNVPDMTITNQGVELGLNYRYASKGGFRLDLGGNITFIKNRVNKSPYSVITSGSASGSGLTSATVNGYVNGQPIGTFFLREYLGIDENGISRYRDTDGDGNAGTDKDRIAAGSALPTRQFNFNASASYKGFDLTANFNGVSGNKIYDNTANSLFYRARLVKGLNTTPEGIGEPNESINNSAPVSTRFLKDGGFFRLNNLTLGYNLNPQLIGMKRWISNVRLSATGQNLFVITKYNGYDPEVNTDRTVNGISSYGIDYLSYPKARSFVFGLNVTF, via the coding sequence ATGATGATTTTTTACCTGTTTTCTCCTCCAGCCATGAATGTTGCGAGGAGAATCTGCTGTATTCTGCTGGCGATCTTGTTGCTGACGGTGGAGGGCAAAAGCCAAATCCTGGCGGCCACTAAAACGCCCGTTTCTTCAAAGAATAAGACGGTTGTTGAAATAACGGTCAGCGGACGCGTAACCGACGCGGCAACCAACGAACCCCTGGCCGGTTGTAACGTTGTGCTGAAAGGCACCCAACGGGGCGCCACCACCGACGCCAACGGCGATTACCGCATCGCGGTCCCCGATGCTGGCTCTGTTCTGGTTTTTGGATTCATCGGTTTTGTTTCTCAGGAACTGACGGTGGGGAGTCGCACCACCATCAATGTGGCGCTGAAAGCGTCGGCCTCCGAGCTGAATCAGGTGGTCGTGATCGGCTACGGAACCACCACCAAGAAAGACGCCACGGGCGCCCTGACCACCCTGAAAAGCACCGAGTTCAACCGGGGGATTATTAACTCACCGGAGCAGTTGCTGCAAGGCAAAGTGGCCGGGGTAAACGTGACCTCGGCGAGTGGCGAACCGGGCGGGCGGCAAACGATTACGGTGCGCGGGCCGGGTGGCGTTCGCACGGGCAGCACACCGCTGTTTGTCCTCGACGGTATTCCGCTCGATAATTCCAGCACCGGCGGGTCTTCCAGTCCGCTGAACCCGCTGAACTTTCTGAATCCGCAGGACATCGAATCCATTGACGTGTTGAAGGACGCTTCGGCCACCGCCATCTACGGGGCCCGCGGTGCCAATGGCGTTATTTTGATCACAACCAAGAAAGGCAAGTCCGGAACTTCCAACCTGACGGTTTCGGCCAACGTCGGCGTCTCGAACGTGGCAAATTACCTGCCTGTGTTCTCGGCGGATGAGTACCGCCAGCAGGTAACTGGGCTCAACGGCACCCTGGACGACCAGAAGGCTTCGACCGACTGGCAGCGGGAAATCAGCCGGACGGCCATCACCCAGGATTACAACCTGAGTTTGAGCGGGGGCGCCGAAAAGCTGACGTACTACGGCTCACTGAGCGTTCAGAATCAGGAGGGCGTTTTGAAAAACAGCCAGTTCAACCGCTACACGGGCCGCTTCAATGCTTCCCAGAAATTTCTGGAAGACCGGCTGGTCCTGGATGTGAACCTGACGGCTTCGCAGACCCGCAACCAGCGGCCACCCACCGAAAGTATTGTGGGAGCGGCTCTGGCGGCCAACCCAACCTTCCCAGCCTACGATGCGACGGGCGCCCCGGCGCGGTATCAGGCCTTCACGAACCCGGTGCTGACGCTGGATTTACAGAAAGACATCACGACCATCAACCGCGTTGTGGCCAACATATCGCCTTCGTTCAAAATTACGGATGACCTGGTTTACAAGCTGAATCTGGGCGTAGACAACGCCAGCTCGACCCGCGATCTGCAATCGCTGGCGAATCTGGTTCCCCAGCAGGACGGGCGGCTTGAGAGTATCTACGGAACCAACCAGAACATCCTGATTGAGAATTATTTCACCTACAACCGGAGCTGGGATAACCACAGCCTGACGGCGCTGTTGGGACACTCATACCAGAAGTTTATGATCCGGGAGCGCATCTGGAGCATCAACAAATTCCCCATTTCGCCCATTGAGCCCATCAACAACGCCGGGTTGGGGCAGGACCTGACGCTGGCCAACAACCGACCCAGTGGTTCGGCGCTCGAGAACGAACTGCAATCTTTTTTCTCGCGGGTCAACTACCAGTACAAGGACCGCTACCTGCTTACGGCCACGGTGCGGGCCGACGGCTCGAGTAAATTCGGCGCCAACAACAAATACGGGGTGTTCCCGTCGTTCTCGGCGGGCTGGCGGTTGTCGGATGAACCGTTCCTGCGGTCCGGTCCTTTCACGGATCTGAAAATTCGGGCGGGCTGGGGCCAGACGGGTAACCAGGAGATTCCGGCAAAAATCACGCAGGCGCTGTTTACCTCGCAGGTGAGTGCATCAACCAGCTATCCGCTCGATGGCACAACAACGTATCCGGCCGGTACGACTTACACCCGGTTTGCCAACCCCGACATTCAGTGGGAGGTGTCGACCCAAACCGACGTAGGACTGGATTTTGGCTTGTTCAAGGGTGCTTTGACGGGTACGCTGGATTATTTCCGCAAGGTATCGGGTAAAATCTTGCTGGAAGTGATTCCCGCTGACCCCATTCAACCGGCGGCCACTTACTGGACCAACGTGCCGGATATGACCATCACGAACCAGGGCGTGGAACTGGGCCTGAACTATCGGTATGCCAGCAAGGGCGGTTTTCGGCTCGATTTGGGCGGTAACATCACCTTCATCAAAAACCGGGTCAATAAATCGCCCTACTCCGTCATTACATCGGGGTCCGCTTCGGGTTCGGGCCTGACGTCGGCAACCGTTAACGGCTACGTCAACGGCCAGCCCATCGGGACCTTCTTCCTGCGCGAATACCTGGGCATCGACGAAAACGGGATCAGCCGGTACCGGGATACGGACGGCGATGGCAACGCCGGAACTGACAAAGACCGGATTGCGGCTGGTAGCGCCTTGCCCACCCGGCAATTCAACTTCAACGCCAGTGCGTCTTACAAGGGCTTCGACCTGACGGCCAACTTCAACGGTGTTTCCGGCAATAAAATCTACGACAACACGGCCAATTCGCTTTTCTACCGGGCCCGGCTGGTCAAAGGACTTAACACAACACCCGAGGGAATTGGCGAACCGAACGAGTCGATCAACAACTCGGCACCGGTGTCAACCCGTTTCCTGAAAGACGGCGGCTTTTTCCGGCTGAACAACCTGACCCTGGGCTACAACCTGAACCCCCAACTGATCGGGATGAAGCGGTGGATTTCGAACGTTCGGCTCTCGGCCACCGGTCAGAACCTGTTCGTGATTACCAAGTACAACGGCTACGATCCGGAAGTAAATACCGACCGGACCGTCAACGGAATCTCCTCGTACGGGATTGATTATCTGAGCTACCCCAAAGCCCGCTCGTTCGTCTTTGGTTTAAATGTGACATTCTAA
- a CDS encoding arabinose isomerase: protein MPTSSHDRTAQTTSPISASLFPFKIGLFGIGLDTYWAQFDGLEERLKGYLQRVEDRFWRPDVDVVNLGLVDSPEKALAAGHRFRQADIDLLFVYVTTYALSATVLPVVQRAKVPVIILNLSPEPAINYAWFNQLNDRTRMTGEWLAYCSACPVPEIANVFRRAHIPFQQVTGMLENDPEGWREIDDWIEAGRVVHIMAHNCLGLMGNYYSGMLDIYSDLTLQNATFGGHMKIIEVDELSALREAVSADQIHERTHLFAETFDVQDDCLPEELDRAARTSVALDQLVETHGLGSLAYYHKGSGNPANEDTMSSVILGNSLLTARGIPVAGEYEVKNAQAMKIMDSFGVGGSFTEYYAMDFADDVVLMGHDGPGHIRIAEGKTKVRPLYVYHGKVGKGLSVEMSVKNGPVTLLSVVENGNGKISLLVAEGESVPGPILQIGNTNSRYRFSLGARHFVQTWNSHGPAHHCAVGVGHIAAKLAKLGALLNIEVIRVC from the coding sequence ATGCCTACTTCTTCCCACGACCGAACCGCCCAGACAACCTCCCCAATAAGTGCGTCCTTGTTTCCCTTTAAAATCGGCTTATTCGGCATTGGCCTGGACACGTACTGGGCGCAGTTCGACGGCCTGGAAGAGCGGCTGAAAGGCTATCTTCAGCGGGTGGAAGACCGGTTTTGGCGCCCGGACGTGGACGTGGTGAATCTGGGACTGGTTGATTCCCCGGAAAAAGCGCTGGCGGCTGGTCACCGGTTTCGGCAGGCCGACATTGACCTGCTGTTTGTTTACGTGACGACATACGCGCTCTCGGCCACGGTATTGCCCGTCGTGCAGCGGGCCAAAGTGCCGGTAATTATCCTGAACCTCTCGCCCGAACCGGCCATCAACTACGCGTGGTTCAACCAGTTAAACGACCGCACCCGCATGACCGGCGAATGGCTGGCTTACTGCTCGGCCTGCCCCGTTCCCGAAATTGCCAACGTGTTCCGGCGGGCCCACATTCCGTTTCAGCAGGTGACGGGAATGCTCGAAAACGACCCCGAGGGCTGGCGAGAAATCGACGACTGGATTGAAGCCGGGCGGGTGGTCCACATCATGGCGCACAATTGCCTGGGCCTGATGGGCAACTACTACAGCGGAATGCTCGATATCTATTCGGACCTGACGCTCCAAAACGCCACCTTCGGCGGGCACATGAAAATTATCGAAGTCGATGAACTCTCGGCGCTGCGCGAAGCCGTCTCCGCCGACCAGATTCACGAACGGACGCATCTCTTTGCCGAAACCTTCGACGTGCAGGACGACTGCCTGCCCGAAGAACTCGACCGGGCCGCCCGCACGTCGGTAGCGCTGGATCAACTGGTCGAAACGCACGGGTTGGGCTCGCTGGCGTATTACCACAAAGGCAGCGGTAACCCGGCCAACGAAGACACAATGAGTTCGGTTATTCTGGGTAATTCGCTGCTGACGGCGCGGGGCATTCCGGTAGCCGGGGAATACGAAGTCAAGAACGCCCAGGCTATGAAAATCATGGACAGCTTTGGCGTGGGCGGTTCTTTTACCGAGTATTACGCGATGGACTTCGCCGACGATGTGGTGCTGATGGGCCACGACGGCCCGGGCCACATCCGGATTGCGGAAGGCAAAACCAAAGTTCGTCCGCTGTACGTCTACCACGGCAAAGTCGGGAAAGGGCTTTCGGTGGAAATGTCGGTAAAAAACGGGCCGGTGACGCTGTTGTCGGTGGTGGAAAACGGTAACGGAAAAATCAGTCTGCTGGTGGCCGAGGGCGAATCTGTGCCCGGCCCCATTCTACAAATCGGCAACACCAACAGCCGCTACCGGTTCTCGCTGGGTGCCCGGCACTTCGTTCAGACCTGGAACAGCCACGGTCCGGCCCACCACTGCGCGGTCGGAGTAGGTCACATTGCGGCCAAGCTGGCGAAGCTGGGGGCTCTATTAAACATTGAGGTGATTCGGGTTTGCTAA
- a CDS encoding RagB/SusD family nutrient uptake outer membrane protein: MKRLFISTAVLVGLTMLNGCTNLTENVLDESSSTGLTDKQAADGNLAPVYARLPDIFYHTNYFAIQEISTDEAILPYRGGTDWGDNGIYLALHQHTHTSTDPNLRNTWGHLTQGISRAVTAINTLPGINDSNAKTYIAEARGMRAYYNMVLLDLFGLVFVKDDPQGVSQILRGEEALEYIKAEFLAAEPDLATNVGPGRLTKAGVWGLLARLHLNASVYRDRYATQFAFKAEDMDKVVEYCDKIISSGQYQLSADYFSIFNADNHGNKELIFAVDQRAELNGHNRLAYFSLSGDQFPLPAFPGANGTDGPAITPDFYQSWVGAYAPGDPAGRDPRFYKKNMNIPADSCMAAADIAMDRGILRGQQYGLVRVNGAFVRCGSNYRVGRLFNVTRNRPTLPVTFTEKVDFTVVGSDYNTGYRVLKYEFSPKSQSGRNLGDVDIPIVRLADVYLMRAEAKLRKGNDAGAALADVNTVRAARTSSTPAPALTSMNLDLLLRERGFELYWEMVRRTDLIRFGKYEGKWTEKTDANPQKRIFPIPQTTIDGASSLPGYLVQNPGY, from the coding sequence ATGAAACGATTATTCATTTCAACCGCCGTGCTCGTTGGGCTCACCATGCTGAACGGCTGTACGAATCTGACCGAAAACGTACTGGACGAATCATCGTCCACCGGCCTGACCGACAAACAGGCCGCCGATGGAAACCTGGCCCCGGTGTATGCCCGTCTGCCGGATATTTTCTACCATACTAATTACTTCGCCATCCAGGAGATTTCAACCGACGAAGCCATTCTGCCGTACCGGGGTGGAACCGACTGGGGGGACAACGGAATTTACCTGGCCCTGCACCAGCACACGCACACGAGCACCGACCCGAACCTGCGGAACACCTGGGGGCACCTGACCCAGGGTATTTCGCGGGCCGTTACGGCCATCAACACCTTGCCGGGCATCAACGATTCCAACGCGAAAACGTACATTGCCGAAGCGCGGGGGATGCGGGCCTACTACAACATGGTGCTGCTCGATCTGTTCGGCCTGGTGTTTGTCAAAGACGATCCGCAGGGCGTTTCGCAAATCCTGCGGGGTGAAGAAGCGCTGGAATACATCAAGGCCGAGTTTCTGGCCGCTGAACCGGACCTGGCGACGAACGTGGGCCCCGGCCGACTGACCAAGGCGGGTGTTTGGGGTTTGCTGGCCCGGTTGCACCTGAACGCCAGTGTGTACCGCGATCGCTACGCCACGCAGTTTGCTTTTAAGGCGGAAGACATGGACAAGGTGGTTGAATACTGCGACAAGATCATCAGTTCCGGTCAGTATCAGTTGTCGGCGGATTACTTCTCGATCTTCAACGCCGACAACCACGGCAACAAAGAGTTAATTTTTGCGGTCGATCAGCGGGCCGAATTGAACGGCCACAACCGGCTGGCGTACTTCTCCCTGTCGGGCGACCAGTTTCCGCTGCCGGCTTTTCCGGGCGCCAACGGTACCGATGGACCGGCCATCACGCCCGATTTTTACCAGAGTTGGGTAGGGGCCTACGCCCCGGGAGACCCCGCCGGTCGTGATCCGCGTTTCTACAAGAAAAACATGAATATCCCCGCCGACTCCTGCATGGCGGCCGCTGACATCGCCATGGACCGGGGTATTTTGCGCGGGCAGCAATACGGGTTGGTGCGGGTAAACGGCGCGTTTGTCCGCTGCGGCAGCAACTACCGGGTTGGGAGGCTGTTTAACGTAACGCGTAACCGACCCACGTTGCCGGTCACTTTCACGGAGAAGGTTGACTTTACGGTTGTGGGCAGTGACTACAACACCGGCTACCGGGTGTTGAAATACGAGTTCAGCCCCAAATCACAATCGGGCCGAAACCTGGGTGATGTTGATATTCCCATTGTGCGGCTGGCCGACGTGTACCTGATGCGGGCCGAAGCCAAACTGCGCAAAGGCAACGATGCGGGGGCTGCGCTGGCCGATGTGAACACGGTTCGAGCCGCCCGAACCTCGAGCACGCCCGCCCCCGCGCTGACCAGCATGAACCTTGACCTGCTGCTGCGGGAGCGGGGTTTTGAATTGTACTGGGAAATGGTGCGCCGGACCGACCTGATCCGCTTCGGAAAGTATGAGGGCAAGTGGACGGAAAAAACGGATGCTAACCCGCAAAAACGTATTTTCCCGATTCCGCAAACCACCATCGACGGAGCCTCGAGTTTGCCGGGTTACCTGGTTCAGAATCCGGGGTATTGA
- a CDS encoding Atu2307/SP_0267 family LLM class monooxygenase translates to MELGISSFGEVVPDNGAGKAVNAHQRMQDLLEEIKLADEVGLDVYALGEHHRPDFMVSAPEVILAAAAAQTKTIRLSSSVTVLSSADPVRVFQNFATLDLISSGRAEIMAGRGSFIESFPLFGYDLKDYDELFTEKLDLLININKNEVVTWQGTHRAGIDGLGVYPRPFQAELPIWLAVGGTPASAVRAGTMNLPMTVAILGGTPDRFVPFVNLFRQSAQKAGHDVSKLPLAINSHFYLSDDSQQAGDELFPAYASMMNRIGRERGWSPLGREQYEYMRQYGPLMVGSPQQIIDKILYFHELFNNTRYLAQVIGGAQLPHAKIMRSIELFGTKVAPEVRKALKAKEVSA, encoded by the coding sequence ATGGAATTAGGAATCAGTAGCTTCGGGGAAGTTGTACCCGACAACGGGGCCGGGAAAGCCGTTAACGCCCACCAGCGGATGCAGGACCTGCTGGAAGAAATTAAGCTGGCCGACGAAGTAGGGCTGGATGTATACGCCCTGGGTGAACACCACCGGCCCGATTTTATGGTATCGGCGCCCGAGGTGATCCTGGCGGCTGCGGCTGCGCAGACCAAAACCATCCGGCTGTCGAGTTCGGTCACGGTATTGAGTTCTGCCGATCCGGTGCGGGTTTTTCAGAACTTTGCGACCCTGGACCTGATTTCCAGCGGCCGGGCCGAGATCATGGCCGGGCGCGGGTCGTTCATCGAATCGTTTCCGCTGTTCGGCTACGACCTTAAAGACTACGACGAACTGTTTACCGAGAAACTTGATCTGCTGATCAACATCAATAAAAACGAAGTGGTCACCTGGCAGGGCACACACCGGGCCGGTATCGACGGGTTGGGCGTTTACCCCCGCCCCTTCCAGGCCGAACTGCCCATCTGGCTGGCCGTGGGCGGCACGCCGGCTTCGGCGGTCCGGGCGGGCACGATGAACCTGCCGATGACGGTGGCGATTCTGGGTGGAACGCCCGACCGGTTCGTGCCGTTTGTGAACCTGTTCCGGCAATCCGCGCAGAAAGCGGGGCACGATGTGTCGAAATTACCGCTGGCGATCAACTCCCATTTCTATTTGTCCGACGATTCCCAGCAGGCGGGTGATGAACTTTTTCCGGCCTACGCGTCGATGATGAACCGGATTGGCCGGGAACGCGGCTGGTCACCGCTGGGGCGGGAGCAGTACGAATACATGCGGCAATACGGCCCGTTGATGGTAGGCAGTCCGCAGCAGATCATCGATAAAATTCTGTATTTCCACGAGCTATTCAACAACACCCGTTATCTGGCGCAGGTGATTGGGGGAGCCCAGCTTCCGCACGCGAAAATTATGCGCTCCATTGAGTTGTTCGGGACGAAAGTAGCGCCGGAGGTACGAAAAGCTCTGAAAGCCAAGGAAGTCAGCGCGTAA